In the Ignavibacteriales bacterium genome, TTGTATTTAATAAAATCTAAATATTTTGGCAGCTTGCCAAAGTATCCGGCAGTTAGCCCAAAATTATTTTGCGGATTCAATAGAACAACCGATTGTCAATCAATTTTATACGGCAGATTAAAAGATTTAAAGAAACTTGCAGAAAAAGGATTTCTTGAACTTCCCGCATTTAATAAGTAGGTAACAACAACATCGTAAGAATTCTCTTTTCTAAAGAACCAGTTAAAAATATACTGGGAGGATGATTCTCCAATAGATGCTGAAGCTTCATTCAGCAACCTGAACAAAGACCATTCTCCATCATAGGCTTTTGAATCACTTGTTCCATAACCGCGGATTGATATATTCATTTTAGCCGTTGGAGTTCCTTTGCTTCCGGGCCAGGAATAATCTGTCCAGAAAGAAGCACCCATTTTATAATAATTCTCAACGTTATCAAGATTAAGATAAACTTGTTCAACAACCGGCTTAGGAGTAACGATTGGTTTAGAATCAGGAAGCTGCGGTTTTAATTTGAACGAAATATTTAAATCACCGCTTTTAAATAATGTGGCGCTTATATCATCCGCTCTTTTATAGGCAGCTAACAATTCATTGGAAATATTTATTCCTTCGTTTTCCCACAAATTAACTTTCCATCTTTCTTTATTTATGAATGAGCTTAATTCATCATTGAAAAAACTCCAAAGTATGCCGCCCTGAGGTTTAAAGAAATCTTTGAAATCCTGAATTGGAACATCATTGTTAGATTTTTTAAATGGAAATGAGTTAGCCATAGTTTTGTTAAACACATCATAAACTTTTGTTTTCCACTGCTCATTAATATAAAGCGAAGCATCCGAAAGTATAGCCCGCCAGGTAAGTTTAACCGGATCGGTAAAAAGTCCCTGGAGCGCTGGTGTACTAAATAACGCACCTTTAATTGATTGAAGCGCAGTAGGTAATTCCACAGCGCGCTGGCTTAATACTTTAACAGCATAATCTTTGGTTAAATCCTGCGCATCTTTAATCGATTCAATTACTCCACCGATATTACCATATTGAGCAATAATTGCATTCAAATCATTGCTGGCAGAACCATCCGGAGCTAAAATTAATTTTCTGTATTTATTAATTTCTGCAAGATTGGGATTTGTTGAACCTGAATTTGCTGAATTTTTTTTGTTTTGAGTTGTATCCTGCGGAGATTGAATATCTACAATTACCTGTAATTGAGTAGCAAAAGTTTTTAAAATTAATACTAGCGGAGATCCCACTGGGTCACTTAATATCTTTAAACTATTTGCAGCCAAAGGAACAGATTCAAAATCGCCGAACTGGATACTTTGAAGAAATTGAACCCAGGCTTGTTTATAATCGTTCAAGTACATTAACAATAATTCATTTCTAACATCTTCGCTGTTAAGTTCTTTTGTTGGTTTTATCTGTTGATCTCCCATTACCCAATCTTCCTGCCCTGGATTCTTACTTTCATTTATGATTGCTTCCTGCATATAATTCTTCCAGCCATCGGCAGTAAAAATATGTGGTATTTTTAAATCGGTCTTCATCAAACTGGAAAATCTTCCACCGATTACTTGCTCAAGTGTAAGATCATTAGAAAATTGGTTTGTACCTTTCTGCTTTAACCGGGCATATAAATTTTCTGCATTTGGTTGATATTGAATTCTGCTTCTTACTAAGCTTATCAATACATTATCATTCCTTTCGGGATAAACAGCTTTATCATTAAGTCTTTTAACAATGAATGAAATGTAATTTCTGAAAAGATGTTTTAATGAATCTTTGTCTGTTGATGAAGCAAGTGTATTTGGATTTATATAGTGTGATTCTAAAATTTTTGAGAATACATTAACTAAAAACTTATGTTCAGTTGTATCTAATTTTATACGTTCATTGCCAAGCAGCATATATGCTTTCAAATAATTGTAAATATCCTCACCTGAGTAATCCTGACCATTAGCAAAAATATTAAGTACTCTTTCAATCTCTTTAAAAATATTTTCATTAAAGAAATATTCTGTTTTAGTTATATATAAGTTCTCTAACAATTTTTTAGTTCTATCACTCCTATCCATTCCAAAGCTTACAAATGATTCAACCGCATTTCCATTTTCTATGTTTTCAATGGTTGACCGTAGATTTTCTGTTTCCTTAAAATTAGTTAAGAGATTTCCATTCCAATTAATAGATTTAAAGGTATTTGCTGTGCTGGAAATTTTATCCAAGGCATTAGTGCTGCCACTAAATCCAACATATGTGAACAAACTAAACAGTGAAAGAAACAAGATGGAAGATATTACAACTACTAGCTTTAATGTGTTCAATTTTTTAGTAAAGCCGGAAGTTTGTCCTGCAATGTAATTTTGGTCACCGATTACAACATCATTCAATAAATCTTTTATGAAATAATTTTTTGTTTCAACAATTTCTTCCGCATCTTCTGTGGATTCTTTTGTTGGTTCAGGAAGATTAAATTGTTTAGCAATTTGTTTTATTGCAAGATCTAATGGAACACCTTCCTGAGTACCGCTGGTAAAATAAAATCCACGGAATATTGGATTATCCTGATACGGATTATGCTGAAAAACTTCACTAATCAGGTGAGTTAACTTTTGTTGAAGGGATTTATATTGGAAAGGGAATAAAAAAACTTTGCGACGCTGTTCTCTTTTCAAAGGTCCGCTCAGCCGGATTGTTCGAATTTCAAAAAGTTTTTCCGTAAGTTTATTAAACTCAATTTCAAATAAATCTTTTACATTTTGGTTTAGTTGTTCACTAGGAAAAGTAGCACCCCAAATTTGTGAGCGTTCTATCTCACTAAAGTCTCCGAAATATTCCACAAATCCCTGAATTAAATCGCACTTGGTAAAGATAAAATAAACTGGAAAATTTACTCCCAGGTTTTGGATTAGTTCATCTATTCTCTGCCGCATATTGGATGCATGTTCATTAAGCTGTTCCTTATCAGCATTAATTATTTCATCAACATTAAGAGCAATTATTACACCGTTGATGGGTTTTTTGCGTCTATTCTTTTTTAATACATCTAAAAATGCAAGCCATTCAGATCGGTCTTCTGTTTGTGAAATATATCTGCCGGCAGTATCAAGAAAAATTCCTTTAGTAGAAAAAAACCAATCACAATTTCTTGTACCACCTACACCTCTAAATCCTTCTTTGCCAAATGGAAATTCCAGACCGGAGTTTTGTATAGCTGTTGTTTTACCGGCAGCAGATGGACCAATAATCATATACCAGGGTAGGGCGTATAATGCAGCTTTGCCAGTTTTACCTTTCCCGATTTTTGAATTCTTTAACGAGGTTATTGCCGCTTCTAACTGTTTTTTAAACTGCTCTATCTCGGCTTTTTTTTCAGGACTTAAGTTCTGCATATTTGCATCTGCTGAAGCATTTATTGATTGCTCAATCTTTCCAGCTTTTTGAACTTCCTTCATTCGATTGTACAACAAAAATATTATTACAACCATAATGAAGAATATTCCGATTCCTATCCGGAATACCATTGACATTCCAAAAATTGAACCGCCAAAATATGCTATTGCCAATAAAAGAATAATTACCAATGCAACTATTACATTTCGGCTTCTAAGGATTTTAATGATGCTGTCCATTATTTATAATTGTTTTTGAGGTTATTAAAAAATTGATGACTAGTTTAAAGCAGCTTATTTAATATTTGCACAACACTATCAGCTTTACCAGAAACAGACATTGCCATTATCGCATAAAATATTGTTGAGATTACGATAGCACCAACCGGATACACCCAAAGTGGTAAACCTCCTTTAGCATATTGAATTACATCATCTTTTGCTTTTCCATTTGGGGAAATTGTATCAATGGCGTTATACATATCCGGATGAAGTTCTATATTCAAATCATTTATTACCCGTCTCAAATTTTCTGGAGATTGAAGCTGGTACTTTCCCTTAAAGCCAAGAACCAGGCAGAGGTAGTAAATTTCTAAGACATCTTTGTTGCCAGTAGTTCTTTGTCTAAGCGAATTTATATTATTAAAAAATTCTTCACCTGCATTAAAAGTATCAAAAAGTTTTAATTGAAGTGGTTCAGATAGCCATTCGCTCTTTTGGTCCCAGGAAGAACTGATTATTGTTTCATCAAGTAAGGCAACCAATGCAAATTTAGCCTGCTGTATTTTTTCATTTTCGTATCCGGAGCTTCTTCCATTTCGTTCAAAGTCATCAAACATTTCAGTTACTTTTGTTTTGATGGAATTTGCATTACCATAATTATTTGTTGCTCTCAATTGAAGAATAAGAATCAAACAATCAGAAGCTACGTCTGAAAGAGGTTTGCGTTTTTGGCTTGATTGTACTTGCTGAACTGAATTCATTTTTTCAATCCTGTAAATAAGGAAAAAAATTAAAAATTATTGGATTTAGATATCGTTGTAAAGTTTGATTGCTTAATCGTCTCATCATAAATAACAATTGAACAATTTTTCTTGGACTATGAATATGTGGAATATGAAAAAAAATTATCCCCCAGGCATTAGCAGAACTAACTCCATTTGCAGAGATTTAAATTCCGCTGCAATAAAGAAGGCGATATTATTTTTGGCAATAATTTTATCCCAGAATCTACCTTCCTTATTGATTTTAAAGTAATGCGCTTTTTCATTTATGGAAATCCCAGCCGGTGGACGCGCTACATACTCAATTGATACACCCTGAATACCAGCCTGATGAACAGCAAAAATTTCTTCGTACGAGGATATCTTAATATTTTTTGATAACTCGGAAATTATTTTCTTTTCTGACATTTCACCTTGCACGGTTAGGAAAAATTGAGCATTCATTTGAATAGGCGATAGCTGTCCAACAAATAAAGTATCTGCCTGTTTTCTTAAAGGAATAATTACATCACGTCTGGAAACAGTTTTCTGAACATTTAACATTGCATTAATCTCATCAATCAAAAGTTTAAAAACCTCAGTTAAATGATTATGATCATACATTGGAAATTCCCCGGTCTTCAATCCTAAATTTGAATATGTGGAAAGCTGACCAGCAAGATTTAAAAATAATGTATAAAGATTTTCCGGATGAATATGACGCGAAGAATGATAATAATTTAGTAAAGGAATGTAAGTATTAACCGAAAGAAGCATTAATAATATTTCTACCTGAGTTAAAGACAATTCAGGTTTCTGAATACTTGCCTGGCTCCGCAATTCTTTACTTTTGGAAACCAAAGCGCCTAAAATTTCTCTGATAAAACTTTGCAAAACTTCTGATGCAGTAATTGAAATTACCGGAGCGATATAATTTGCATCCATATTAAATTTACCATCAGAACTCCTTACTATTTCACCAATTTTTATTACACTAAAATCATCTAATGATTCTTCGCCAAATTTGAATTGGAAATTTGGTTTAACAACTCCAACTGTGCGCATATTTACGCCGGTATTATAATCAAGTAATTCCATGTTCTGCAATATGAAGCGTGAACTTTGGGAGTTTGCAGATTCTGATAACTGGCAGTTATTTCCAGTTAATTTTTCTATGGGAATTGTCAAATAGACATCTAATTTTTCCGAAGTAGCTGAGAAGGAATCAGCAAAGCTCCTGCTTTTTGGTACTGGATCGTTGTTCGGAATATCAAATACTAACCCGTCGGGCATTATTCCACTGCATGCAACAAGCCCAAATGAACCACCGGACAGTGCTGCCAAATCAATTTGAATTTCTTTAAAGCCCCAATAATTTGGATTTAAGTACCCAAGTTTTGTATTTGTGTAATATTGATTGTATCTATCCGCCTGTTGAAAATGATGCGGATCTAATTTCATTCCTTCGAACCAGATAACCTTCTGTAATTTCATTAATTTATTATCCTGGTATTAATAATTCAAATTGTTATTTTGTTGGATTCTGAATAACCCCAAATTGATTATTCATTTTTATACGATAAAGAATTTTCGTGAACTACTATTTCAAATTTGTCATTCCCAGAATCCAAAGATATAATTTGAAGCCAACCATCTTTAGCAGGCGAAAAGAAATCACCAACAACACCAAGGTAAGCCGCATCTTTTTTAATTTCAATCTCTTTTGATTGTACAGATTCTCCTGGTACCAATGTTTTTTCAAATTTGGAGTTTGGAATTAAGTCATCAGCTAAAATTTCCTCTGGACTTCTAATTAATGA is a window encoding:
- the icmH gene encoding type IVB secretion system protein IcmH/DotU, yielding MNSVQQVQSSQKRKPLSDVASDCLILILQLRATNNYGNANSIKTKVTEMFDDFERNGRSSGYENEKIQQAKFALVALLDETIISSSWDQKSEWLSEPLQLKLFDTFNAGEEFFNNINSLRQRTTGNKDVLEIYYLCLVLGFKGKYQLQSPENLRRVINDLNIELHPDMYNAIDTISPNGKAKDDVIQYAKGGLPLWVYPVGAIVISTIFYAIMAMSVSGKADSVVQILNKLL
- the tssK gene encoding type VI secretion system baseplate subunit TssK; this encodes MKLQKVIWFEGMKLDPHHFQQADRYNQYYTNTKLGYLNPNYWGFKEIQIDLAALSGGSFGLVACSGIMPDGLVFDIPNNDPVPKSRSFADSFSATSEKLDVYLTIPIEKLTGNNCQLSESANSQSSRFILQNMELLDYNTGVNMRTVGVVKPNFQFKFGEESLDDFSVIKIGEIVRSSDGKFNMDANYIAPVISITASEVLQSFIREILGALVSKSKELRSQASIQKPELSLTQVEILLMLLSVNTYIPLLNYYHSSRHIHPENLYTLFLNLAGQLSTYSNLGLKTGEFPMYDHNHLTEVFKLLIDEINAMLNVQKTVSRRDVIIPLRKQADTLFVGQLSPIQMNAQFFLTVQGEMSEKKIISELSKNIKISSYEEIFAVHQAGIQGVSIEYVARPPAGISINEKAHYFKINKEGRFWDKIIAKNNIAFFIAAEFKSLQMELVLLMPGG
- the tssM gene encoding type VI secretion system membrane subunit TssM; protein product: MDSIIKILRSRNVIVALVIILLLAIAYFGGSIFGMSMVFRIGIGIFFIMVVIIFLLYNRMKEVQKAGKIEQSINASADANMQNLSPEKKAEIEQFKKQLEAAITSLKNSKIGKGKTGKAALYALPWYMIIGPSAAGKTTAIQNSGLEFPFGKEGFRGVGGTRNCDWFFSTKGIFLDTAGRYISQTEDRSEWLAFLDVLKKNRRKKPINGVIIALNVDEIINADKEQLNEHASNMRQRIDELIQNLGVNFPVYFIFTKCDLIQGFVEYFGDFSEIERSQIWGATFPSEQLNQNVKDLFEIEFNKLTEKLFEIRTIRLSGPLKREQRRKVFLFPFQYKSLQQKLTHLISEVFQHNPYQDNPIFRGFYFTSGTQEGVPLDLAIKQIAKQFNLPEPTKESTEDAEEIVETKNYFIKDLLNDVVIGDQNYIAGQTSGFTKKLNTLKLVVVISSILFLSLFSLFTYVGFSGSTNALDKISSTANTFKSINWNGNLLTNFKETENLRSTIENIENGNAVESFVSFGMDRSDRTKKLLENLYITKTEYFFNENIFKEIERVLNIFANGQDYSGEDIYNYLKAYMLLGNERIKLDTTEHKFLVNVFSKILESHYINPNTLASSTDKDSLKHLFRNYISFIVKRLNDKAVYPERNDNVLISLVRSRIQYQPNAENLYARLKQKGTNQFSNDLTLEQVIGGRFSSLMKTDLKIPHIFTADGWKNYMQEAIINESKNPGQEDWVMGDQQIKPTKELNSEDVRNELLLMYLNDYKQAWVQFLQSIQFGDFESVPLAANSLKILSDPVGSPLVLILKTFATQLQVIVDIQSPQDTTQNKKNSANSGSTNPNLAEINKYRKLILAPDGSASNDLNAIIAQYGNIGGVIESIKDAQDLTKDYAVKVLSQRAVELPTALQSIKGALFSTPALQGLFTDPVKLTWRAILSDASLYINEQWKTKVYDVFNKTMANSFPFKKSNNDVPIQDFKDFFKPQGGILWSFFNDELSSFINKERWKVNLWENEGINISNELLAAYKRADDISATLFKSGDLNISFKLKPQLPDSKPIVTPKPVVEQVYLNLDNVENYYKMGASFWTDYSWPGSKGTPTAKMNISIRGYGTSDSKAYDGEWSLFRLLNEASASIGESSSQYIFNWFFRKENSYDVVVTYLLNAGSSRNPFSASFFKSFNLPYKID
- the tssJ gene encoding type VI secretion system lipoprotein TssJ — encoded protein: MKKLFLLLPFLVTSFVLSGCGGVQTVKINLKCDDDCNNNNAIVIRIYQLKNADKFRNASFESLIRSPEEILADDLIPNSKFEKTLVPGESVQSKEIEIKKDAAYLGVVGDFFSPAKDGWLQIISLDSGNDKFEIVVHENSLSYKNE